A DNA window from Stenotrophomonas oahuensis contains the following coding sequences:
- a CDS encoding type IV secretion system protein: MRHIRSLSLAALLLLVPHYAFAQLVTLDPTNLVQNIMKVKQGVDEIKKLESQIKNTQAQLENMSGSRGMGRLVTDQTRAVIPRNWRESLDSLGAEGKQIRGAVDSIRRDLGSIGNVNLQSAPGKISNRMEQSARYDLEAWGRAQQLYNTSNQRFAKLDNLGAALDGATDLKDVMDLMARLQIETNMLLNEQLRMQAEMMATDRERTLQQDQRMMNDHARAMNSF; this comes from the coding sequence ATGCGGCACATCCGTTCTCTGTCATTGGCTGCCCTCCTGCTGCTGGTACCGCATTACGCCTTCGCGCAGCTCGTAACGCTTGACCCGACGAATCTCGTCCAGAACATCATGAAGGTCAAGCAGGGCGTCGATGAAATCAAGAAGCTTGAGAGTCAGATCAAGAACACCCAGGCCCAGCTTGAAAACATGAGCGGGAGTCGTGGCATGGGTCGCTTGGTCACAGACCAAACCCGCGCAGTCATTCCGCGTAACTGGCGCGAATCCCTGGACAGCCTTGGGGCCGAGGGCAAGCAGATCCGCGGCGCGGTGGACAGTATCCGGCGAGACCTCGGCTCTATTGGCAACGTTAACCTGCAGTCAGCGCCAGGAAAGATTTCCAATCGCATGGAGCAATCCGCACGCTACGACCTCGAAGCGTGGGGTCGCGCACAGCAGCTGTATAACACCAGCAATCAGCGTTTCGCGAAGCTCGATAATCTCGGGGCCGCGCTCGACGGTGCAACCGATCTTAAGGACGTCATGGATCTGATGGCCCGCCTTCAGATTGAGACAAATATGCTCCTCAACGAGCAGCTTCGCATGCAGGCCGAAATGATGGCAACTGATCGTGAGCGAACCCTGCAGCAGGATCAGCGCATGATGAATGACCATGCCAGGGCCATGAATTCTTTCTAA